A single region of the Halorussus gelatinilyticus genome encodes:
- a CDS encoding GNAT family N-acetyltransferase, whose product MSVRGVLVCDMATPQLEFDSDVASRIYRYVERHGSATREEVRDAIRVSESAESKPARSGTEPSVRLPVAEFNDRVDELKAEGHLTERDGKLAVEPDAESRTHESDDFEYEVRPARESDRESVAALIREVADEGGIVVDERVADAIERDGALIRRNERESRMVFVAERIGDDASREIVGWVSLQGFELPAREHTAELTVGVASEYRERGIGGTLLERGMAWADSEDCVKVYQSLPATNEDALELLDDHGWTREATRADHYKVEGDLVDEVQMAKRLD is encoded by the coding sequence ATGAGCGTTCGCGGCGTACTCGTCTGCGACATGGCGACACCGCAACTGGAGTTCGACAGCGACGTGGCGAGTCGCATCTACCGGTACGTAGAGCGCCACGGGTCGGCCACGCGCGAGGAGGTCCGGGACGCGATTCGGGTCTCCGAGAGCGCCGAATCCAAGCCCGCGCGGTCGGGGACCGAACCGTCGGTCCGACTGCCGGTCGCGGAGTTCAACGACCGCGTGGACGAACTGAAAGCCGAGGGCCATCTCACCGAGCGCGACGGTAAACTCGCGGTCGAACCCGACGCCGAGAGTCGGACCCACGAGAGCGACGACTTCGAGTACGAGGTCCGGCCCGCCCGCGAGAGCGACCGCGAGTCGGTCGCCGCACTCATCCGCGAGGTGGCCGACGAGGGAGGCATCGTCGTGGACGAGCGCGTGGCCGACGCGATAGAGCGCGACGGCGCGCTGATTCGACGCAACGAGCGGGAGTCCCGGATGGTGTTCGTCGCCGAGCGAATCGGCGACGACGCGTCGCGGGAAATCGTCGGCTGGGTGTCCCTGCAGGGCTTCGAACTCCCGGCGCGGGAACACACCGCCGAGTTGACCGTCGGCGTCGCGTCCGAGTACCGCGAGCGGGGCATCGGGGGCACCTTGCTGGAACGCGGGATGGCGTGGGCCGACTCCGAGGACTGCGTCAAGGTCTACCAGAGCCTCCCGGCGACCAACGAGGACGCCCTCGAACTGCTGGACGACCACGGGTGGACCCGCGAGGCGACCCGCGCAGACCACTACAAGGTCGAGGGCGACCTCGTGGACGAAGTGCAGATGGCCAAGCGGTTGGACTGA
- a CDS encoding MoaD/ThiS family protein yields the protein MQSDARTAEATADERGTTVESAEDRETTVEVRCTGHVRTATGESKLEFAFEGETLRAFLDAFFARYDVKDLLLAETEDEATTRGWADPPEELPGTWRKNPEGEQTRTYARVLVNGQFNEHLAGLDTRLRDGDRVGLCYPFIFCC from the coding sequence ATGCAGAGCGACGCACGGACCGCCGAGGCGACCGCCGACGAGCGCGGAACCACCGTCGAGAGCGCCGAAGACCGCGAAACCACCGTCGAGGTCCGCTGCACCGGCCACGTCCGGACCGCCACCGGCGAGTCGAAACTGGAGTTCGCCTTCGAGGGCGAGACGCTCCGGGCGTTCCTCGACGCCTTCTTCGCGCGATACGACGTGAAAGACCTGCTACTGGCCGAGACCGAGGACGAGGCGACCACGCGCGGGTGGGCCGACCCGCCCGAGGAGCTCCCCGGTACGTGGCGCAAGAACCCCGAGGGCGAGCAGACCCGGACCTACGCCCGCGTGCTGGTCAACGGCCAGTTCAACGAACACCTCGCGGGTCTCGACACCCGACTGCGCGACGGCGACCGCGTGGGACTGTGCTACCCGTTCATCTTCTGTTGCTGA
- a CDS encoding ubiquitin-like small modifier protein 1 has product MTLELRFFANFREAVGQKTVEREYPDDATVGEVLADLTDEYGLDLFEDGDLRPQMSVMKNGTDVVHIDGVDTPLADGDTLSVFPPVAGGARPRTCSRVAERKR; this is encoded by the coding sequence ATGACTCTCGAACTCCGCTTTTTCGCCAACTTCCGAGAGGCGGTCGGCCAGAAGACCGTCGAACGCGAGTACCCCGACGACGCCACCGTCGGCGAGGTCCTCGCGGACCTGACCGACGAGTACGGTCTCGACCTCTTCGAGGACGGCGACCTGCGGCCCCAGATGTCCGTCATGAAGAACGGCACGGACGTGGTCCACATCGACGGCGTGGACACACCCCTCGCGGACGGCGACACGCTGAGCGTCTTCCCGCCGGTCGCGGGCGGTGCCCGACCGCGAACCTGCTCGCGGGTCGCCGAGAGAAAGCGATGA
- a CDS encoding trans-sulfuration enzyme family protein, translated as MSSGKPTGADDGRGDKRFETLSVTYGEEPDLSGGVGDVTSPIHLASTYAVDGIDMDTALEDLDPDEDEFLYTRLSNPTRHAVEKRVAALEGGDHAMAFASGTSAIVSTVMAAVEPGDHVVAFEDLYGGTNTMLKELFRDKLNVAVDFVDATDPEEVRAAATDETALLWMETPTNPLLRLCDIEEMAAIADECDALLGVDNTFMGPYFQRPLELGADVVVHSTTKYINGHSDSLGGVAVLSDDDYAQEIGFLQQVGMGNVMAPFDAYMVLRGMKTLPLRMRQHETNAAEVAAYLESHDRVAAVRYPGLESHPQHDLADDQMDGHGGVLSFELDGGLDAVEHFVAALDEFTLAVSLGGVESLIEHPASMTHSPLPAEERAELGITDGLLRVSVGVEHPKDLLADLERGFEAVADAASNGESATDEATETAVGDD; from the coding sequence ATGTCTTCCGGAAAACCGACTGGGGCTGACGACGGCCGGGGCGACAAGCGGTTCGAAACTCTCTCCGTGACCTACGGCGAGGAACCCGACCTCTCCGGCGGGGTGGGCGACGTGACCTCGCCGATTCACCTCGCGTCCACGTACGCGGTCGATGGCATCGACATGGACACCGCCCTGGAGGACTTGGACCCCGACGAAGACGAGTTTCTCTACACGCGGCTCTCGAACCCGACCCGCCACGCCGTCGAGAAGCGCGTCGCGGCGCTGGAGGGCGGCGACCACGCGATGGCGTTCGCCTCGGGCACGAGCGCCATCGTCTCGACCGTCATGGCCGCGGTCGAACCGGGCGACCACGTGGTCGCCTTCGAGGACCTCTACGGCGGCACCAACACGATGCTCAAGGAACTGTTCCGCGACAAACTGAACGTCGCCGTCGATTTCGTGGACGCGACCGACCCCGAGGAAGTCCGCGCCGCCGCGACCGACGAGACCGCCCTGCTGTGGATGGAGACGCCGACGAACCCGCTTCTCAGGCTCTGTGACATCGAGGAGATGGCCGCGATTGCCGACGAGTGCGACGCCCTGCTCGGCGTGGACAACACCTTCATGGGACCGTACTTCCAGCGCCCGCTGGAACTCGGCGCGGACGTGGTGGTCCACAGCACGACGAAGTACATCAACGGTCACAGCGACTCGCTGGGCGGCGTGGCGGTCCTCTCGGACGACGACTACGCGCAGGAGATCGGCTTCCTCCAGCAGGTCGGGATGGGCAACGTGATGGCTCCGTTCGACGCCTACATGGTCCTGCGCGGGATGAAGACCCTGCCGCTCAGGATGCGCCAGCACGAGACCAACGCCGCGGAGGTCGCGGCCTACCTCGAATCCCACGACCGGGTCGCGGCGGTCCGCTACCCCGGTCTGGAATCGCACCCCCAGCACGACCTCGCGGACGACCAGATGGACGGGCACGGCGGGGTCCTCTCCTTCGAGTTGGACGGCGGCCTCGACGCGGTCGAACACTTCGTCGCGGCGCTCGACGAGTTCACGCTCGCGGTGAGTCTCGGCGGCGTCGAGAGCCTGATAGAGCATCCCGCGAGCATGACCCACTCGCCGCTTCCGGCCGAGGAGCGCGCCGAGTTGGGGATTACGGACGGCCTACTCCGGGTCTCGGTCGGCGTCGAACACCCGAAGGACCTGCTCGCGGACTTGGAGCGGGGCTTCGAGGCTGTGGCGGACGCGGCGTCGAACGGGGAATCGGCGACCGACGAGGCGACGGAGACCGCCGTCGGCGACGACTAA
- a CDS encoding GNAT family N-acetyltransferase, which translates to MDIREATPDDIPTVRSVARESWLNAYADVLPESVVEDAVSAWYADETMTRIVGDDEQACLVAVDDRSGADEIVGFAHGATDGDEGDLLRLYVHPDRWHEGIGTALLDAMEDRLTEMGADRVQAMVLADNEMGNAFYEDRGFEKVGEAETRLDGPTRTENVYAKAS; encoded by the coding sequence ATGGACATCCGCGAAGCGACGCCCGACGATATCCCGACCGTCCGGTCGGTCGCGCGCGAATCGTGGCTGAACGCGTACGCCGACGTACTCCCCGAGTCCGTCGTGGAGGACGCCGTTTCGGCGTGGTACGCCGACGAGACGATGACCCGAATCGTCGGCGACGACGAGCAGGCCTGTCTGGTCGCGGTGGACGACCGGAGCGGGGCGGACGAGATCGTCGGGTTCGCGCACGGCGCGACGGACGGAGACGAGGGCGACCTGCTCCGCCTCTACGTCCACCCGGACCGCTGGCACGAGGGAATCGGGACCGCGTTACTGGACGCGATGGAGGACCGCCTCACCGAGATGGGCGCCGACCGCGTGCAGGCGATGGTGCTGGCCGACAACGAGATGGGCAACGCCTTCTACGAGGACCGGGGCTTCGAGAAGGTCGGCGAGGCCGAGACGCGACTCGACGGGCCGACCCGGACCGAGAACGTGTACGCGAAAGCATCGTAA